gattcctgttttttttcaaagattcaAACAAGTCTCCTAAGGTCATTCAAACACCCATGAAGCAACTCACTGCGTTGATCCCGGACAGCTGCTgggagagctgcagcaggatgGAGATGATGGTGGGCTGGCGGTAGAGTTGGGAGCGAAACAGCTCCGGGATGGACACCTTCCTCTCCAtgtccatcctcctcttctcctccttcatctccgCCAGCATGTCGCCCACCTCCAGCTTGCCCGTTAGCCTCCTCAGGCCTGCGCGGAGGACGGAGGGAACGCGAGGGAGTGAGCGCGGAGAAAAAAGGgttgtgcgtttttttttttcttcgcctGACGTTTGTTCTCCACGAGGACACGTTAGCGTTATTGGACCGCCGGTCAGGGGAGCACTCGTGCCGGAAACCACAAAGTGTACGGGGCCATTTTAAGATCTTACATGTGCGGATAACCCAAAAATGTTGCAAACGGTGTGATGACAGCATTTGGTACGGACAGCAAGGCACAGTACTGTAACATCCAATCCCTTTTTGTCCAGATCTATTTGCAGGTTTGTTGCAGGATTCACTTGTTACGCCCTCAGTAGATTCATCGCCTCATCTCATGTCATTCAAACGTCTCATAGGTTAATAGATTAGCCTTTTCTGAAATAATAAACAGGTCaataagctttttttctttgtgcatctTGTGCAGCATGTTCCAACTGTTCTGTCGCAAAACATGGAGAAACATAAGGGACaaacacagtacagtacatgtgagACATGCACAATGCTGTATGAGCTGACTGGTGATATTTTATAGCTACTAcaagaattattattatgtccTCAGCTGCCCCTTTCACAGAGATCAGACTTTCTCATCACATGgctacatttttgttttaacctcatgaaaaatgaaacattaaaactacagttcagacacagaaaaaacaacaacacatccgGTAAAAGTAAAGCTCGTTCCAAGAAAAGAGCCAAACTTTGAGGCTGTCTGACTCCCGGCTCACCGCTCTTGGCGTGGTGCTCCTTGCAGCGGATGATGTAGAGGAAGCGGGGGCTCTCGGGGCAGAAGGGAAGAAGTGCCATCTGAAATACGGTCGGCACGACGGTTAATCCCAGCAGAACAGGCCACAGCTCCTCGCTGCCCAATAGCGAATTCAGGCCGAGAATCTGCACCCGGGGGGGGAGAGGAACCGGACGTGAGTGTGCGAAATGGTTTAAAAAGGTCCCCCCCGTGAAACATTTCGAGATGAAGCTTGTACAAAAAGACATTTGGATGCGACCTCAGATTAACACGCGTCCAGGAACGTGACAGTTCGGTGGAATCTGTGGTCGACGACATTGGCAGTGTGCGGTCGTACCTGTGCAATGAGAATGCCAGTGACTATAGCCAGTTGGTGCAGCGTGCCCAGCGCTCCTCTCAGACTCGTGGGAGCAATTTCACCCACGTACATCGGTGTCAGCCCTGACGCCAACCCTGCAGAGATGTAAGTGATTCTTAGCTGTGCGTTTAACAGAGTcagataaccccccccccccccccccccccccccccccgagactTTTTCCTGCGACTTTAAACCCGTCGGATGAATGCATCAGGGGTCAGAACAGGGCTCTGCTGCTCACCGCAGTAGGCGCCGATGACAAAGCGCCCCAGGATCAACATCTCAAAGGAGCGACAGAGCTTGGACATGCCCATCAGACTTCCTCCGATGAAGGCAAACAAGTTGTTGATGAGCATGGCTTTCctcctggaaaacaaaacagacaaagacaacacaGATAAGCTTCTTTGGAATTGTGCTTCTCAAACGTCCGGAACCCGTCAGATGTGAACTGCATTTgacccatttcattttcattaccAAGACaagacacagaacacaaaacatgaaaatgtgtggAACGGTTAAATATAATTTGCAGCATTTGGATGATGAACGTTCAATCGCTGTTTGTTTACCTCCACCAAACATAAAGTTTGCTACGCATTAAAAATGGAAAGCCCAGTCCCATTTGTTTTTAGCCTGCAGAGGGCagtgtcacacaaaaacactggaaGCTCAAATTAGTCGCTTGATGCCTGtctacaatttttttctctctgagatAAAGAAATATGCCGTTGTGTTGTGGAAGGTACAGGTAGCTGTGATAAGTGGCAACAATGCACCCGGCAATGTTGACATGAATAGAGAAACAGTGGCAGTAAAGCAGCACTTGCAGTTTGGCAtcattcaattttttcaaaGATATTTTTAAGACCATGATCATTACAAGCCGAGGCAGCGAACGCTGTGCAGAACAATGGCTGCCAGACGAGGGAGCTTCAGCCAAACAATAGACATCACAATAATTTAAAGATCCCTTAAAACATATATGTTTTAAGACATATGAATATACGGCCCTTCAACAATTTCCACCTCGTCAAAAAGTCTTAAGCAGGCCTCTTGCTGTGATGCAACGAAGGTCAAACGCCCGCGTGACGATACAATTGACAAAAACGCGCCCTTTAATCGGTTCATGCTCCatgctcctcctctgctcacCCACTTTGACCTCAGAGGTCGCGGCAGCTCCCACCGTCTTTACCAGCCACACAGGGTGACCCAGggtgccgccccccccccccccccacccctacAGCCCTCCTGACACAGTGCTGCCAGCTCTGGTCAGATCCCCTTTCAGTCAGTGGAAGATGTGGGCTCCGGTTTGCATCCCAGCTCAGGCTACAACTGGGGAAACAGGGTCGTCGAGGAGCATCCGGGGCGGAGTTCCCCCAGAACGACTGAAACTGGAGGGTGGGGATCCATTTTGGATCCATGCAGGGGTGGAAAGGAGTTGgccacagacattttttttgaaatacttaCTACTGTCTTAGTACTTTAAAGTAGTTACTTtatgggtggctgtggctcaggagttaaGAGCGGTTGCCCACAAACCTGtgggttggtggttcgatccccgcaTCCCCCAAGTCAGcgtgccgaagtgtccttgggcaagaaacttaacctctgtgtgtgtgtgtgtgaatatgacttACGCTTTAAAAGAGcttttgagtggtcgataagactagaaaagtgctatattaATACAGTAATTTTACCATATTACTTGAAATATAATAggtcatttagttttttttccaaccaactttattttcatctgaGCCACCTCTAATTGCATCCACTATCTCGTTTTTAAAATTGTGCAATATGACCAAGCAAAAACTTTTCATGCTGTATAAAGTGTTGGCACCACAGGTCACTATAAAACCTCTAAAAAGTCCTACTGATGTTTGGCGTTTTCTTGGAAAGAAGAGGAtcacatacatttttgaatAATCCCCATTTAAACTGAAATTGTAGATAtatagcaggaaaaaaatgattcccaAAGGTTTTCATAAGCTTGGATTCACGATACTtggacacagaaataaaatcttAACTTCCACTTGTAGTAGAAATACCTAAAGTAAAGAGTGCATCGTCCTGTTTCCCTACCTGCCCAGCCACTCCGACACAAAGcccacacaggaggaggagaacatgcCCCCAATGGAGAAGATGGCCACCGACAGGGACCAGAGGGAGGTGAGGGTCCCCGCGGGGATGGGCTCTCCATACCGATGAATCCATGTGGCGTTATAGTCTTCCTCGATGATCTGCGCAGGGCACAAGGTGTTTCAAAAAACTTTACCAAACAACAGAGTTTTCAGTTGGCTGGGATTTTAACAGGAATAGAATGACTTgcataaataacaaaaaaaacaaggcaagcTAGGAAATGAAGTTTGGACCATGTTGTCTGTTGAAAGTACACTAACAAAATATTcatgttaatatttatcatattttaaacGCATATAAAATTTCCATCCATTTGGATGAACTTAATGCGATGCATATTTGTCAGTCAAACATAAATGGAACGAGGAAGTGgtgagctgagctgctgcaTACATAAATAAAGTTGCATTGAATTGAACTAAACAGAGTTGAACTATTAACaataaaatctgaatctgaatacCCCAGGATGCTTCTGCGTaagaaatttacattttaatggtTTATTAACACAGCAAAGTGAAATCAAGCAGAGAAAAATCTATGTATATGACAAATTATGGTCTTGTAACCATCAAGAATTGCCTGCACAGAAAAGCgaacaaagaacaaataatACGCGGCAGCTCTGCTTCAACTCTGGTGTCTCTGTGGAACTATACGTCAGCTTGTTCGGGTTTGAAGTTGAGGGTCAAGGCCAGCAGCTGAGTCAGAAACAGCTCACCTGACTTGACTCTGAGGACATTTATCACTGCGAGTGACTGTGGATGTGTTACATTTCCACATAAGCCAAAcaggcctctcctctcctcgttaTTGCTGCATTGACACAACTAGGATGctcgcacccccccccctcccgcatCAGGCGACTTCGTCACATGCCTCGAGGCAGCGCGACGGGATGTTGTGGCATCAAGCGCGCCACCTTGTAAAATCATTGGAATGGTGAGAAGCACAGCATCTCTTCCCTTGATCCAGacaggcactttttttttttttaccttctgaGGAGCATTGATGACACCGATGTTGTATCCAAACTCCAAAGATCCCAGTGTGGCAGTGAAGACTGAGAGAGCGAGGGTTCCCGTCACTGTCTgcaggggaaacaaacaaacacattttcacaaaatggaagaaaataaaaactatacaaTATATAAAGCCATGTTATTATAAACTATGTTTAAAACTAGATTTACTTCCATCATGGTGAGTAATAAAAGGTATAAcgattatacacacacacaaatacacacacacacacacacacacacacacacacacacacacacacgtatggcCCTACTCCATTGACATAAACTACATATAACTGTGATCCAGATGAGAGACAATCTCTTTGGCGATGTTCATGACTTCACAGGCCGCTTCACTGAACATTAGCATTCCTCCGATTTCCCATCAGGCCAGGTGGCACCTGTCGCCGAGGTGACAGACGGGACGACCTTGGGGAGATGACGTCCTCCCCTTACAGCAAAGTGTGTTTAAAaagagcatttcatttcataacgGGCAGATTAGTCGACCGGCTAAGCTATTGTAAGCTTTTGGAGGACTTTCAAGAGGAAAGACAATATCCTTCATAGTAGTAGCGATGTTTTGTGAAGAGTTGACATTTTCGTGGTGTGAGtcacctgacaacaacaacaacatgacatgaCTTTTAGCTTGTCCTGTATTTACTATTTCATATTCGGGCCAAGCTGACCTTCCCTttcaatttcattattttctattctACTCAATGTATCATGAAGGTAGCTTTCATCTGCAACCCTGTGTGTTGACCTTGCTCTGTTGAGTCTGCAGATAAGTGCTGTTTAGTATTCATGGACCAAAacaaaagggtgtgtgtgtttgctcgtgtGCATGTGTCC
This region of Scophthalmus maximus strain ysfricsl-2021 chromosome 12, ASM2237912v1, whole genome shotgun sequence genomic DNA includes:
- the LOC118320596 gene encoding solute carrier family 2, facilitated glucose transporter member 4-like, coding for MPAGFQQLGGETVTGTLALSVFTATLGSLEFGYNIGVINAPQKIIEEDYNATWIHRYGEPIPAGTLTSLWSLSVAIFSIGGMFSSSCVGFVSEWLGRRKAMLINNLFAFIGGSLMGMSKLCRSFEMLILGRFVIGAYCGLASGLTPMYVGEIAPTSLRGALGTLHQLAIVTGILIAQILGLNSLLGSEELWPVLLGLTVVPTVFQMALLPFCPESPRFLYIIRCKEHHAKSGLRRLTGKLEVGDMLAEMKEEKRRMDMERKVSIPELFRSQLYRQPTIISILLQLSQQLSGINAIFYYSTSIFMKAGVQSPVYATIGAGVVNCAFTVVSLFLVERMGRRTLHMIGLGGMCICAIIMTTALALLDSVPSMSYVSMLSIFGFVAFFEVGPGPIPWFFVAELFSQGPRPAAMAVAGCSNWTANFIVGMCFQYVADLCGPYVFLIFAALLLFFLIFTFFRVPETRGKTFDQIAANFHQHAIAGMMDMDMDMDMDKQSTELDYLGEESIN